A window of the Danio aesculapii chromosome 10, fDanAes4.1, whole genome shotgun sequence genome harbors these coding sequences:
- the ponzr10 gene encoding placenta-specific gene 8 protein, protein MATVVVQQVPTKPQETVWNSGICDCFQDLNSCCYAYWCCPCFACSTAGEFGESTCLPLVDILGPAVMASFGIAFCVPPVTMSMRVAIRHKYNIRGSICDDIAVSCCCVMCSWCQMNREIKARKKAPNMILATQPLVQQSTTTTQVITSQQTVGMSGAPAVQMVPGQPVITTVVQ, encoded by the exons ATGGCGACAGTAGTTGTGCAGCAGGTTCCCACTAAACCTCAGGAAACTGTCTGGAATTCAGGAATATGTGACTGTTTCCAGGACTTAAACTCTT GCTGCTATGCATACTGGTGCTGTCCATGTTTTGCCTGCTCCACTGCTGGTGAGTTTGGGGAGAGCACCTGtctgcctctggtggatatacTGGGACCTGCTGTCATGGCCAGTTTTGGAATTGCATTTTGCGTGCCACCTGTGACTATGTCTATGAGAGTGGCAATTCGACACAAATATAACATCAGG GGCAGTATCTGCGATGATATCGCCGTGTCTTGCTGCTGTGTTATGTGCTCATGGTGTCAGATGAACAGAGAGATCAAAGCACGCAAAAAGGCACCAAACATGATATTGGCCACACAACCACTGGTTCAACAATCAACCACCACAACACAAGTGATCACTTCACAGCAGACGGTTGGAATGTCCGGAGCTCCTGCAGTCCAGATGGTGCCAGGTCAACCTGTTATCACCACAGTTGTTCAATAG